AGAAAATTCACGTGTGGGTTAAAGGGTACTCTTTGGTTTCACGGTCACTTCATCAGCTGATCGCAGCACTGTTTACGGTGAAAGGTTATTCGTCCAAATTTAACTCAAACGCTGCAATCGCCTCTACGGAGCGTTGTTGTTGGGAATCAATCCATAGAGGCTAGTAAACTATTAGGGGGGAAAGTACCCTTAATTCCCACTGTTATCGTTTTTAACCATGCATATACATTATGCACTAGATATCTATTGTAGATTACTTTTCGTGCACAAAAATATAACTAAATGTCGAATGGGTGCATTTTTGGACTATTAGGTACTTGTGTGTATAAATATTTCGAAACTGGTCGTATCATCATCAGTCTCAACTCAGCAGTTAAATTGAATGAATCGTCCTACTAGCAACAAAATGTTCAAGGTAAGTATAAACAATTCCAGGGAGCAAGAAAGGTTACAATTTCGTTTTATTAGATCATCGCTTTGGTTGCCTGCTTGGCTGTCATCGTCGCTGCCATCGATGATCACCACACCGATCCCAAATATAAGTTTGAATATGGAGTCAAGGATGGACACACCAAGGATCACAAGAGCCAGTGGGAATCTCGCGATGGACATGACGTGAAGGGACAATACACTCTGGATGAAGCCGATGGAACTCACCGTGTTGTTGATTATACCTCGGACCACAAGGCTGGATTCCAGGCTCATGTTCAGCGCGAGGGACATGGAAAGCATCCACACGGAGAAAGCTACGCCAACATCGATCAGAAGCATTGAATTGTGTAAAGTCTTGGAAATAAAAAGTCAACTTTTCAACACATCATTCAGCACTTttaataatacagaaaaaacataatataatataataaacttgatgacatctcaaatcggacgatcctTTCCTCAAGTTTTGCGCTTATAActatgcttgattagttttcgatttatatagaaatttgtgtttcatttgtatggtagcccttcttagagagcgggaggagtgacgaatccaaataaaccatataaacgttttgtgcccctaaaacctcaacataccataatttggctctgtttgcttgattagttctctagTTATGCAGCCtatccttagagaggagggaggagtgtcaaaacaatgtttttttaacTAACCCGAGGTTGAATccagtgaaaatcgactatttttcaaatattgatgCCTGACGTTATTTGTAAGTAATTTCTGTgtgaatgaatgatgataaattcaaaaaataagaaTCATTCATATTTAGTTCTTTAGTATGTTCTACgtaatttatgaatacacagacatgataaaagtcaattttgttaattttgcaactaggggtcgttcaaatatattttttactattttagactTAGACCTCTTCCCTACATAACATCTAACAATTGatcatttgcataaaaatgtttagacttatttggatttatttctaaacCATTTCCCACAAGGCATCCCCTCCTCCCTTCCTGAGTGCGTTACGTAACATTTGCATATTCGAATGATCTCATAAACTTAATTTGTGGCCGTTTTGAGTGGTTACTCTGACATGAATGCGTCTGaaatagtattcttgatgttattgtttcgaATATTAATTCCTAGTGTGTAGTGTCTATTTTGCGTTAATCAGACTACTCCCCCACATCTCACGTGTACCAAaacctttttgacgtgggactacgtctaaggGTGGCGGGGGGTGGAATGAAAAActtaacacagaacatgcagaaaaaaatgaaagattccgaatgcatataactcgaacatttcctactggatcggaaagatgtttgtattaattgatagggaatatttctacgcatctatctcaattcataaaatgttatttatcattacataaaaatttgaataattgtaaaatggtaTATAAACGCTCttactacctcgttttgattagttcgatttacgatttccccaacacagccatcacaacccaacagccttggggaaatcggcaattcaaatacatgaaagtatggggacttttgttctcaccgaaatatgttccctaaaacagacttcaaaacaaagcagtcttggagaaatcggcattgcaaatacatgatagtagggggagctttggttcccatcgaaatgtgttctcctaacacatacttcaaattcatgaagcgtggtaaaattggcattgcaaattcatgtaagtcgggggtatttttgttccgactgaaatgtgtttccacaACATAGACTTCTGAATCAAGGTGTCTGGGagaatcggctttgcaaataaatgcaaactgcgagtacttttgtactcgcttgcctttgtacaAACTAgagtatgtttccttaacacggagcctgggaaaatcgagtAAAcattagaagcgaatgaactttcaaattcaaagtctctatagtataaaaagtagaaagtTGAAGctattgattcatgcaagccgggggtacttctgcacccgcatgttttttttttgcactccaaaaattgttttcctaacactgattacaaaagcgggtacgaacacactGCTttagctcggttattcaagatggcattgaaggatatgctttcatatcttctactcactcaatttctacgcataccatttgatgattaggtaaaaagttgataaccatttgctgcgataacgcctattgattaaacaacatACATTCgaagtacatgtcaaaatcgaaactgagtgcctgaagttcatcaaatcaagcaaattcgcggttcgagaagtacgcatACTTGAGAGATgtcaacttcagagggaaatttaaaattaaataatcgtttgataatttttccgttcacatattttgtcctaggcatcgtaCCAAACGTAGAAGGATTGTccttaaatttatttgtaacgaagaacataatctatgacaatgcatgaattgaccttacatggcatttattcaatctcttcattcataaagcaaatatattgtattcgattgaattcggaaattgtttcattcaatcaaaaattcaatcaatacgaacaaatgattgctaagctaaggtagtcccacgtcaaccttgcggttatatcataaatataacccacccattttttttcaaatggttATATATAATTCCTACAATTTAGTGGTTCATAAACCAGTTGTTgatagttcgagaagcaaaaccgcgcatcaaactcatgatagttccgCGTTACAACTTATCTCGCTCTACGGGACTAGTGGaaacaatgcatatgaaaactaaacattttcaaaattgatatttttcgataTTGAAAGTCATCTGCCATATTTTGTATGTGCTGCAAGCaaatttcaatttagtgattcagtgatttttaagataacttttaaGTTGAACTTAGAAAAATCGAATCAACTTGAAACCGGGGCAAGATTCCATAAACGATATACCACAAAAGCAATTTTAGTGATTCGTTACAAATTACCATTACCAAACACAATTTTGTTGACTACAACTCGGACCTAAAGGCCGGATTCCAAGCTCATGTGCAGCGCGGAGGACAAGGAAAGCATCCACATGGCGAGGGCTATGCCGAAATTGATCAGAAGCACTAGAGTGTTGGGTATCAATTTTGTTCTgttttgcaaaataaaaattaaaaatcatttggacatattttgtttaaaaaaaaaaaaatgttatcaaACCGTTTGCAAAAGTAGCTTCAATCGGATGGTTTcattaaaaatgatgaaaattttacaattttgaaCTCAGCGCTTTCtgtctaagttgcgttagggtgaccaggaaaaaaaaagtttgtcccAGGAAGAACGACGAGCAAATGAAGAGGGTGTATTTTTGGGTAAGAATTAATCATATCTTTGAGTAGGATTGAGAAATTGGCAAGTTTCACGTCGCAAAATGTTTGCCTTTTTAAGCTCTAAAAATCTCCTGGAGACAGTTTGCACGTAGAAAACGttggaatataaaagttagGGCAAAACCTCTTTTTTTATTGTGACTCTAATGTAACGTGGAATAAAAGCGCCAAACCGGTTGTTTTGGAAGATAGAAAAAACTATGTTAAAATATGTAaagttgataaaaaaaaaactagagctATAACattgttaaatttttttgtcTCTATCTACAAGAATAGGAAGGTTAgatttgttttaaaattttgatcatactttttctgacaacaaaaaaaaacgctttctCATAAGTAACAGCTTtatctaagac
The Toxorhynchites rutilus septentrionalis strain SRP chromosome 2, ASM2978413v1, whole genome shotgun sequence genome window above contains:
- the LOC129771386 gene encoding cuticle protein 19-like; translation: MNRPTSNKMFKIIALVACLAVIVAAIDDHHTDPKYKFEYGVKDGHTKDHKSQWESRDGHDVKGQYTLDEADGTHRVVDYTSDHKAGFQAHVQREGHGKHPHGESYANIDQKH